The Rissa tridactyla isolate bRisTri1 chromosome 1, bRisTri1.patW.cur.20221130, whole genome shotgun sequence DNA segment gttttatttatttgggaCAAGAggcaaaatacctttaaaatgaaGGCTGATCATTTTGGAAGGGAAGGTAATTGCTTCCAAAAAGGATTACTGCCATTATATGACATTCTTGCCTGCAACAGCAAGGCAACATACcagaaaaacctgcaaaaaaccacacaaaccaagCTGCTTACTCTCTACCATGTATCCATCATCTAGATTTTCAtaatattatcattttttttccaattcagcCGGCACTGAGAATGCTAAAGGCAAGCAGAAGTATTACACAGAAGATAGACAGAAGCAGACTCTACTGCTTTTCAGTTCTGATGCCTCAACAGATTGCCACTTCATTTGTTACAACAATAAATAACATAACCCAGGGATCTCTAATTTTTCAACAGCTTTACTGAACTTGAGATCTGGAACATCTGAATGCGTGCCtgagatttaagtaatttaaagGTTACCTGGTTTTTAGAAAAACTGAGGGATGACTCAGTCAAAAAAATGCCATCATATTCCAAAAGAAAGCACAGGACTaggcttttctggttttgtttttaactaaaagTAACACATGTACTTATCATAAACAACTTTTAACTACAGGTTTGTGTCAGGCGTATTTGCTCTTTCCACTTCCTACTATATCTGCATGAAATGAAGTagggagtttttttggtttgttttttaatagaggTAGGCTGCGAGTTTCCAGTCTGGGCAAGTTAACttttgaagtgaaataaaaataaaaaggtacaaCCTTAGTTTGTCCTGGTTACCTCTTAAAGAAACTGTGCTTTCCTCCAATATTCATAAACtgtaaagagaaaggaaggaagaagaagaggtgagAGGAAACCAATACCTGTACTTGGTCACCATTTTCTTCATATCCACTTTGATTGTGAGATGTTCCCTCCTACAGTTGACATCTGACATTTTCACATCTGAAACAGTATGATTTGACTCATGCTGGCTATCGGAGGAATctacttttttcctgaattccCCTTCTTTCCTTACTCTTTCCTtcggtttgtttttaaaagatctcAGATCAACATCCGTTTTGGAAGAGTTAACGCAAGCATCACAGCCTTTCTTTGAACTATATTTAACAGGTACTTCGATGTGCCCTTCTTCAGTCCGTCTCGCTCTTCCACCGCTAAAGTAATCTAACTCTTTACTATTCCGGGCACCCTTAGAAGAACCATATTTCTGGTCTTCCTGCTTCACATACTTCTGAGCTCTATCGTCTGAAAAAGGCTTTTCCCCATCCAGATGCCTGCGCCGTTTGTGACTGTACTCATAGGCTATCTTTGTGACAGAACCCTCCGAGTACTCCCTTTCAGCCGACCGGTGGGACTGGGCACCCAGATTTCTTTGCTCCTCCTTTTCTTGGTAGGGTGGAAAAGAACGTTCTTGCTTCCACTTGGAATTTCTTGCTACTTCTCCACCGTCATACCTCTCCATTTCTTTAGCCCTTTTAGACGTGTGCCCATATTCTCTGTAATCGTGATCTTCAGGATACCTGTGTTGACATAAAGCAATTTACACTTGCACTAGAGAAGAAAGCGAGAACTTATATGTGCAGAATGTTGGACAGCAGAATGCGTGGCAAGTTAACCCATAATCCCTCACGCCAAGGTACAGATGTGCAGGGGCTCTTAAGAGGGAAATATTATCCTTTCATACTCTAGCCATCAATACGATTTACTTAAAAGACAAATACTTCACTACTACCAGTCGCCCATAATTAAACTACAAAGTGGCCAACGTGTTTCAAGGTGGATATCTTCAACTATAATGAAAACAGACTTTCACTTGAGGCTTTACACCACAATACccaggttttaattattttattcctaTACCTCTTCTGTAAAGAGCTCCTTGCCGTAAATTCATCAGAAACTCTTCTGGGTGACTGACCATACTTCTCTTCATGTAACCTCTGGTGCCTCAAGTCATCTTCATGccattttctttcaagtttaCATGAAGCCCCTAACGGTCTATGAAAAGgtttcattcctttttcatttccagtgaCTTTGTAGTGTTCAAACGTGTatctttcttccattttgtgTTGGTAAAATGGTCGATCGTGCTCTTTATATGGTATTTCCAAGTATTTTGGTGGTAACTGGCATCTCCTATTGCTTTCAGTTCTTTCAGATGAATGTGTTCTGTAGGGCTTATGACTGTAAGTATCTTCCATAGGAATTCTTTTCAGGTTTGGTGAAGGTGATCTGCGTTCATATATTCTCTGGTGGTTATTTCTATGAGGTGCAAACCTGGAATTGCTTTGTCCATATTTTTCATCTTCTATTCTCCAAGGCATTGGTTTCTTTGGGTCCTTACGAAAGCTTTTATATTCACAGTCATAATTAATATGAGCATGCCTTTGCCTATGGTGCTCTGGACTCCTAAATGCTGGAGATAAGGACctaaggcagaaaacaaaatccaCTTTGAGTAGTCCCATAAAATTGAATCAACCTCTTAATGAGAACATCTATCTCCTAAGGAAGTACAGCTTAATACACAATTTCAATCAACtggtaaaaaaatttaaaa contains these protein-coding regions:
- the BCLAF3 gene encoding BCLAF1 and THRAP3 family member 3 isoform X1 encodes the protein MTRSRSRSPRWKPRSLSPAFRSPEHHRQRHAHINYDCEYKSFRKDPKKPMPWRIEDEKYGQSNSRFAPHRNNHQRIYERRSPSPNLKRIPMEDTYSHKPYRTHSSERTESNRRCQLPPKYLEIPYKEHDRPFYQHKMEERYTFEHYKVTGNEKGMKPFHRPLGASCKLERKWHEDDLRHQRLHEEKYGQSPRRVSDEFTARSSLQKRYPEDHDYREYGHTSKRAKEMERYDGGEVARNSKWKQERSFPPYQEKEEQRNLGAQSHRSAEREYSEGSVTKIAYEYSHKRRRHLDGEKPFSDDRAQKYVKQEDQKYGSSKGARNSKELDYFSGGRARRTEEGHIEVPVKYSSKKGCDACVNSSKTDVDLRSFKNKPKERVRKEGEFRKKVDSSDSQHESNHTVSDVKMSDVNCRREHLTIKVDMKKMVTKYRAASSHTTERQMSHDLVAVGRKNENFHPVFEHMESVSQNVENDPSREFTQEIITIIHQVKANYFTSSDITLHERFSKIQDKPIANMNEVKIRLDPEIHRRIDMSLAELQNKRTVPSESPQNIMRVLEDPNDLRHDIERRRKERLKNEDERVFHVDGVTPRNHQSCNLSKLQNSQLDGFQKPMRFIKPPFRKFIGKPHLNSYYSSKPSDTYPHRRIRRHLENPGPIRRHFKSNFVDGRLQSHYKSGLVQKGLYIQAKYQRLRSVGVRGFTTNKFRDGFLRKEKDTAVSVSFLLCSY
- the BCLAF3 gene encoding BCLAF1 and THRAP3 family member 3 isoform X2 yields the protein MTRSRSRSPRWKPRSLSPAFRSPEHHRQRHAHINYDCEYKSFRKDPKKPMPWRIEDEKYGQSNSRFAPHRNNHQRIYERRSPSPNLKRIPMEDTYSHKPYRTHSSERTESNRRCQLPPKYLEIPYKEHDRPFYQHKMEERYTFEHYKVTGNEKGMKPFHRPLGASCKLERKWHEDDLRHQRLHEEKYGQSPRRVSDEFTARSSLQKRYPEDHDYREYGHTSKRAKEMERYDGGEVARNSKWKQERSFPPYQEKEEQRNLGAQSHRSAEREYSEGSVTKIAYEYSHKRRRHLDGEKPFSDDRAQKYVKQEDQKYGSSKGARNSKELDYFSGGRARRTEEGHIEVPVKYSSKKGCDACVNSSKTDVDLRSFKNKPKERVRKEGEFRKKVDSSDSQHESNHTVSDVKMSDVNCRREHLTIKVDMKKMVTKYRAASSHTTERQMSHDLVAVGRKNENFHPVFEHMESVSQNVENDPSREFTQEIITIIHQVKANYFTSSDITLHERFSKIQDKPIANMNEVKIRLDPEIHRRIDMSLAELQNKRTVPSESPQNIMRVLEDPNDLRHDIERRRKERLKNEDERVFHVDGVTPRNHQSCNLSKLQNSQLDGFQKPMRFIKPPFRKFIGKPHLNSYYSSKPSDTYPHRRIRRHLENPGPIRRHFKSNFVDGRLQSHYKSGLVQKGLYIQAKYQRLRSVGVRGFTTNKFRDGFLRKEKGNLNIATET